A stretch of the Theileria equi strain WA chromosome 1, complete sequence genome encodes the following:
- a CDS encoding uncharacterized protein (encoded by transcript BEWA_030180A) — protein MGLLSDLFSKFDDSVIDFYGQWHVTIVMTLIIAVFTTVGFVFGYFKESFGLTVKFILAGAAVSALVCLILG, from the exons ATGGGACTCCTTAGCGATTTGTTCTCCAAATTCGATGATTCCGTAATT GACTTTTACGGGCAATGGCACGTCACTATCGTCATGACCCTCATTATTGCAGTGTTCACAACGGTCGGATTCGTCTTTGGCTACTTTAAGGAATCGTTTGGACTCACCGTAAAGTTCATACTCGCAGGAGCTGCCGTATCAGCACTCGTTTGTCTCATTCTTGGTTAA